Part of the Pseudomonas sp. P8_241 genome is shown below.
GCGACCCGCGACGTTGTGAACTGGCTCAAGTGCGAGTTCATGAAGGATCGTGTGGGCGAGTCGTTCCCGGGTGTGATCACGGCGGTAACCGGTTTTGGCTTGTTCGTCGAGTTGACCGATATCTACGTCGAAGGCCTGGTGCACGTCACCGCGCTGCCGGGTGATTACTATCACTTCGACCCTGTGCACCACCGCCTCGCCGGTGAGCGTACCGGTCGCAGCTTCCGCCTTGGCGATACAGTTGAAGTGCGGGTCATGCGCGTCGATCTCGACGAGCGCAAAATCGACTTCGAGATGGCTGAAAACACCATCAACGCACCGATCGGTCGCAAGAAGCGTGGCGCCGAAACCGCGGCACCTGCTTCCAAGTCCGCCGCAGAACCGGCGCCGGCGAAAACCGGTCGTCGTCCTGTCAAGGAAAAGGCTGTCGAAGCCTATCGTCCAAGCGATGCAGCGGCGAAAAACGCCGAAGTGCGCAAAAGTCGTGAAATGAAACAGGCGTTGCTCGCCGGTGCGAAAAGCGGCGGTAAAGCGGCGTCTGGGGGAAAGACCAGTCGGTCGGCGGCTGACAACGCTGTCGGCGGCAAGCCAGCCAAACCGAGCAAGCATCGTAAAGGCCCGCCAAAAGCGGGCTCGGCCCCAGCCAAAAGCGGCGGGGCGCGTAAACCTAAGGCCAAGTCATGAGTCAGTTGGAAAAGATCTACGGAGTACATGCTGTAGAAGCGTTGCTGCGTCACCACCCCAAACGCGTCAAGCAGATCTGGCTGGCCGAAGGTCGCAGTGATCCGCGGGTTCAGACCCTGATCGAACTGGCCAACGAAAATCGTGTTCAGGTCGGCCAGGCTGAGCGTCGCGAAATGGATGCCTGGGTAGAAGGTGTGCATCAGGGCGTGGTTGCGGACGTCAGTCCGAGTCAGGTCTGGGGTGAGGCGATGCTCGACGAGCTGCTGGATCGCACCGATGGCGCGCCGCTGCTGTTGGTGCTCGACGGCGTGACCGATCCGCACAACCTTGGCGCTTGCCTGCGTTCTGCCGATGCGGCGGGTGCGTTGGCGGTGATCGTGCCGAAGGACAAATCAGCGACGCTGACTCCGGTTGTACGAAAAGTCGCCTGCGGTGCAGCGGAAGTGATTCCGCTGGTTGCGGTCACCAACCTGGCGCGCACTCTGGAAAAACTCCAGCAGCGCGGTTTGTGGGTAGTGGGTACGGCGGGAGAGGCCGAGGTCAGCATTTATGACCAGGACCTGACTGGCCCGACCATCCTGATCATGGGCGCCGAAGGCAAGGGCATGCGTCGCCTGACCCG
Proteins encoded:
- the rlmB gene encoding 23S rRNA (guanosine(2251)-2'-O)-methyltransferase RlmB; this translates as MSQLEKIYGVHAVEALLRHHPKRVKQIWLAEGRSDPRVQTLIELANENRVQVGQAERREMDAWVEGVHQGVVADVSPSQVWGEAMLDELLDRTDGAPLLLVLDGVTDPHNLGACLRSADAAGALAVIVPKDKSATLTPVVRKVACGAAEVIPLVAVTNLARTLEKLQQRGLWVVGTAGEAEVSIYDQDLTGPTILIMGAEGKGMRRLTREHCDYLVNLPMAGSVSSLNVSVATGVCLFEAQRQRSAKAKTAAKKS